The nucleotide window GGAAACAACGTGGGCCTGGGCAAGGATCACACGCTTTTTTCCCTGATCGACGGTGTAGTGCAGTACGAGCGTAAGGACAAGACGCGCAAGAAAGTTTCGGTCTATCCGTCAGGCTCGGAGAACTGAAACTTGTAATCCCCTGAATATGAGTATGTTGAAAGCGCCCCGGGTAACCGCCCGGGGCGCTTTTTTTATGTCCGCCGGTGTAGCTGTTTAGTTGACAGCACAGGCGCGTATGTTTAATATAAATAGATATAAAGCATTCTGTATAATGTATGTTGTTCCTCGCCCCCGGGAGGACTGTTGGACCGGCTTACCCTCAGCGGCATGAAGTTCTATTCCCACTCAGGCCTGTTCTCGTTCGAGAAAGACGTAGGTCAGCTCTTCGAGATCGACGTAGACTGCTATGTCGATCTGGCTAAGGCCGCGCGCACGGATAAGGTCGGCGACACGGTCAACTATCCCCTGCTGTTCCAAGCGGTTAAAAAGATCATGGAACACAGCAGTTTCAACCTGATGGAACGCCTGGCCGGAGAGATAGCCGAAACCGCGCTGCGCGATTTCCCGATCCGGAAGATCACCGTGCGCTGCCGCAAGCCGAGGGTACCGGTCAAGGGATTCATCGACTACGCGGAAGTCGAAATCTGCCGGGAGAAGTAGTTTTGGGCCGTAACAGTCAGGTATTCGTTTCCCTCGGCGGCAATCTGGGAAACCTGCGAGCCAATCTGGCGCGGGCGCGCACGAAGATCGCTGAACTCGACTGTACTGATCTCGAATCGGCCTCGGCCCAGAGATTGACCGAGCCGGTGGGTGTTGTCGGGCAGCCGGAATTCCTCAACCAGGTGCTGAGACTTTCCACCGGGCTGGAACCGCAGGCATTGCTGGACTGTTTGCTGGAAATCGAAAAGGGCATGGGCCGGGTCCGCACGAGCCGGTGGGGGCCGCGGATAATCGATCTCGATATCCTGTTTTATGGAGCCTTGCGCCTGGAAACACCCAGCCTGGTGCTGCCGCACCCCGAGGTATGGGTTCGGCCTTTCTTCCTCGATATGATCGGGGAACTAGACAGTACGTTTCTCCAGGAATGGGAGGAATTCCGCGGGGAGAGGGGTTGAGCCGATGAAGACAGCCAGGACCAAAGAGGAAGTCGGCACGGCGGTTGCGCAGGCCCGGCGGGAGGGAAAAGTTGTCGGCCTCGTGCCCACGATGGGCGGTTTCCACGATGGGCACCTGGAGTTGATCAGAATCAGCGCGAGTCGGGCCGGCTTTACCGTCGTAAGCCTGTTTGTCAACCCGACCCAGTTCGCACCCGGCGAGGACCTG belongs to Candidatus Glassbacteria bacterium and includes:
- the folB gene encoding dihydroneopterin aldolase, producing the protein MDRLTLSGMKFYSHSGLFSFEKDVGQLFEIDVDCYVDLAKAARTDKVGDTVNYPLLFQAVKKIMEHSSFNLMERLAGEIAETALRDFPIRKITVRCRKPRVPVKGFIDYAEVEICREK
- the folK gene encoding 2-amino-4-hydroxy-6-hydroxymethyldihydropteridine diphosphokinase, yielding MPQAEGTGQGIHRLRGSRNLPGEVVLGRNSQVFVSLGGNLGNLRANLARARTKIAELDCTDLESASAQRLTEPVGVVGQPEFLNQVLRLSTGLEPQALLDCLLEIEKGMGRVRTSRWGPRIIDLDILFYGALRLETPSLVLPHPEVWVRPFFLDMIGELDSTFLQEWEEFRGERG